A window of Natrinema salaciae genomic DNA:
AGCGCAGTTCGACGCGCGACGCCGCGGGGACGCGGGCCGCGGGCTTGCGGATCAGCGCCGAGCGGTTGCGGTCGGACCAGGCGACGTAGACCGGCGCTTCGTAGCCCGGCACCAGCCGCTTGTAGCTGTTGACCGTCGGGTTCGCGATCGCCGTGATCGCCGGCGCGTGCTCGAGGACACCGGCGATAAAGGAGTGAGCGGTCTCCGAGAGGTCGAACTCGTCGTCCTCGTCGTGGAACGCGTTCTCGCCGTCCTCGGTGAACAGCGAGAGGTGGGTGTGCATCCCCGAGCCGTTGATCCGCGGGATCGGCTTGGGCATGAACGTCGCGTGCTGGTCGTGCTGGGCGGCGATCGCGCGCACGACGGTGCGGAAGGTCGCGACGTTGTCGGCCGTCGTCAGCGCGTCGTCGTACTCGAAGTTGATCTCGTGTTGCCCCTCAGCGACCTCGTGGTGGCTCGCCTCGATCTCGAAGCCCATGTCCTCGAGGCCGTAGATGATGTCGCGGCGAACGTCGGAAGCGAGGTCTTTCGGCGCGAGGTCGAAGTAGCCGCCGTGGTCGCCCGTCTCGGTCGTCGCGCGGCCGTCCTCGTCCTCTTCGAAGAGGAAGAACTCCGGCTCGGGCGCGGCGTTGACCGTGTATCCCAGGTCGTCGGCGCGCTCGAGTGCGTTTCTGAGGACGCGCCGCGGGTCGCCTTCGAACGGCTCACCGGTCGAGGTGTCGATGACGTCGCAGATCATGCGGGCCGACGCGCCATCCTCGCGGTTCTGCCACGGAAGGATCGCGAACGTGTCGGGATCGGGCTTGAGTCGCATGTCCGACTCCTGAATGCGCACGAACCCCTCGATCGAGGAGCCGTCGAAGTAGATCCCCTCGGTGAACGCCTTCTCGGCCTGCCGGGCCGGCACGGAGACGTTCTTGACAGTTCCCAGAATGTCGGTAAACTGCAGGCGAAGGAAGTCGATGTCTTCCGCCTCGATTTCGTCCAGTACGGCCTCTTCCGTTGCGGTCAGATTTCCGTTCGTCATTTTCTGCTCGCCTAAGTCAACGGATGCCACTATTAAAGCTCTACTGTTGTTGGCTAATATCCGCAAATGCTCTCAAAAATGGACGAATGGTGTTTA
This region includes:
- the glnA gene encoding type I glutamate--ammonia ligase, which gives rise to MTNGNLTATEEAVLDEIEAEDIDFLRLQFTDILGTVKNVSVPARQAEKAFTEGIYFDGSSIEGFVRIQESDMRLKPDPDTFAILPWQNREDGASARMICDVIDTSTGEPFEGDPRRVLRNALERADDLGYTVNAAPEPEFFLFEEDEDGRATTETGDHGGYFDLAPKDLASDVRRDIIYGLEDMGFEIEASHHEVAEGQHEINFEYDDALTTADNVATFRTVVRAIAAQHDQHATFMPKPIPRINGSGMHTHLSLFTEDGENAFHDEDDEFDLSETAHSFIAGVLEHAPAITAIANPTVNSYKRLVPGYEAPVYVAWSDRNRSALIRKPAARVPAASRVELRSPDPSCNPYLALATMIHAGLDGIERDLDCPDPVRENIYEFDEAKREEYGIDTLPTNLGEAVDALEDDEVIYDALGEHVGPKFVEAKRQEFEDYLVDVSDWELDRYLETF